The following are encoded together in the Trichomycterus rosablanca isolate fTriRos1 chromosome 19, fTriRos1.hap1, whole genome shotgun sequence genome:
- the ubxn10 gene encoding UBX domain-containing protein 10: MHVIRPKSAKGRTRPRATQVQDDEHAHQKPTFPPHPPHPPPGPRPLSTISQRSNLLLRPCSVRHNITENSEMFEKSLDAPVLPLNRYQVLPSIEKKPEKQSNRCLEEKTLRLNRSDNSSLGAHTSRLFPKPTSRSGLQFQNESRERCGPAEPVKTSHSGCQKREADLLLAVRTPCGQRFKCYFHSTDTLQTVIDAAEAKYGKQYRHTLIETMDVPRRSFTNLTMTFSQCDIINKSVLCISFKDAD, encoded by the coding sequence ATGCATGTGATAAGACCAAAATCAGCCAAAGGACGAACCAGACCCAGAGCGACTCAGGTTCAGGATGATGAGCATGCCCATCAAAAGCCCACATTTCCCCCTCACCCACCTCATCCTCCACCTGGCCCTCGTCCTTTGTCCACTATAAGCCAGAGGTCTAACTTGTTGCTTCGGCCTTGCTCGGTCAGGCACAACATTACAGAAAACTCAGAGATGTTTGAGAAATCCCTGGATGCCCCAGTGCTACCACTGAACAGATACCAGGTCCTCCCTTCCATCGAGAAGAAACCAGAAAAGCAGTCTAACAGATGCCTGGAGGAGAAGACCTTAAGACTCAATCGGTCAGACAACAGCTCACTTGGGGCCCACACCTCCCGTCTCTTTCCTAAACCCACATCTAGGAGTGGTCTACAGTTTCAGAATGAGTCCAGAGAAAGGTGTGGGCCTGCTGAGCCTGTTAAGACTTCACATTCTGGATGCCAAAAGAGGGAGGCAGATCTTCTGCTTGCTGTTCGGACTCCATGTGGTCAAAGATTTAAGTGCTATTTTcattccacagacacacttcagacTGTCATAGATGCTGCAGAGGCCAAATATGGAAAACAGTACAGGCACACACTGATTGAGACCATGGATGTTCCTCGACGGAGCTTCACCAATTTGACTATGACTTTCTCACAATGTGACATAATAAATAAGTCAGTTTTATGCATCAGCTTTAAAGACGCAGATTAG